Within the Thiohalobacter sp. IOR34 genome, the region CAATGGCGACCGCGACACTTATGCCCTGGGTAACGACAAGGGCCTCGGCTTTGGCTGGGAAAACCAGACTGCCTACAAGCTGGGCATCAATTACGACTACAGCAAGGAGTGGAGCTTCCGCGCAGGCTGGAACTATGCCAAGAGCCCCATCCCAGAAAAAGAAGGTGCCGTGCTGTTCAATATCGTAGCTCCGGCAACGACCCAGCATCACCTCACCCTCGGCGCAAGCTACCGGCCCAGCAACAACAGTGAGGTCAGCTTCTCGTATGTCCACGCCTTCAAATTCAAACAGAAGGGGCCTACCTATATCGGCACCCAGGGCGAGATCGAGATGTACCAGAACTCGGTAGGCGCCAGCTATGCCTATTATTTCTGAGGCCTGCATGCCAGCCGCCCCGGGACATCGGGGCTTGATGCCCTCGGAACATATCTATAAAGAATTTGGCGGAGGAGAAACAGAATGCTGATTCATACCAACACGAGAAACGCGGCGCTCGCCAGCGCCATCGGCCTGCTGCTCGGCGGCCTTGCAACCCCGGCAGCCCAGGCTGCCCTGACCAGCGGCAGCGTGCTGCAGTTCACCAGCGGTGCCAAGCAATGCGTCCTTGGCGGCACCTATGTCAACAATGTCACTGACTGCCTGTACAGCGTCACCACCACCACCGGAAGCTGGTTCTCCATGGACAGCGACGGCAACGGCAGCGTCTCCGACAGCGAGAGAACACCGATCATCATCAATGCTGGCCTCATCATCGGTCAGACCCAGGAAACGGTCGGCCAGAGCCACAGTGGCCTGCCAACCGGTTCCGAGACCACCACCATCGACTATGCCTGGAACTTCTTTGGCAACAGCGGCATGCACAATACCACCAGCGCCGTCACAGTGTTGTCGGACGATGGTGCCGGCAATGCCACGCTGGGGATGACCGGCTGGGCCGTGGACTGGAACGGCATCGAAGACATCAACATGGGCGGTGATACCGCCAACTTCTCCACGGATACAGGCATTGCAACCCTGACCTGTTATTCGGACAGCGCCTTCACCACCAAGACAGCCTGTGCTGATGGCGTGTATTTCAAGCTGACTTACGATGCCCATGTACCAGTGGGTGATGTCTCGGGTTTCGGCGGTGTACCCTACAGCCTGTACATGGAAGGCACCCTCTCGGTACCCGGCAGTGTTACCGTGGTTGGCACCGGCACCCTGGCCAGCGGCGACTTTGGTGGCAGCGCGGTAAACAATTACCATGCCACCTCGACACTCCCCACCGATGACGGTTACACATCAGTGGGCAGCGTCTTCGACTTCAAGATCAACTGCGGCAGCGCCGGCTGCTCGGAATCGGTCATACTCCCCCTCGGTGTCGCCATCCCCTCCGATGCGGTCTACCGCAAATACACCTCGGCCTCCGGTTGGGTAACCTTCACTGAAGACGCTAATAACAGCATCGCCAGCGCTGACAGCTCCACCAACGGCGGCAACTGCGTTGGCGCCACCTATACATCTGGCCTGACCGAGGGCGATGACTGCCTGAGACTTACCATGCGCGATGGCGATGCCAACGACGCAGATGGTGACGCCACCAACGGCATCATCAGCGACCCGGGCACAATTGCCGTTGCCAATGCCGCAGCGGCAACCGCAGACCTGTCCAGCAGCACCAGTGGCTGCAGTATTGCCAAGGCGCCGGTGGACCCGCTGCAGCATGGGGAATGGTGGTTGCTCGGCGGGCTGCTGGCCCTTCTTGGCCTGAAGCGGAGCAAGGTATAAGCCAGGGCATCCATCAAGCAGTATTCAACGCGGCCTTCGGGCCGCGTTTTTTATGGGCTGCCGGATGTGCCGGAACATTCGCGGCGGGCGGCGCTCCCTGCCTCGATCGCGGCTGATCGCGGCTGATCGCGGCCGGGAGGCCGCTCCTACAATCAATCGTGGCGCAGCGCCCCCTGTAGGAGCGGCGTCCACGCCGCGATTTTGGCGGGGTACCCGATCGCGGCCGGGAGGCCGCTCCTACGATCGATCGTGCAGCCATGCCCCCGTAGGAGCGGCGTCCACGCCGCGATTTTGGCGGGATTCCCAATCGCGGCCGGGAGGCCGCTCCTACGATCGATCGTGCAGCCATGCACCCCGTAGGAGCGGCGTCCACGCCGCGATTGGGGCGGGATTCCTGATCGCGGCCGGGAGGCCGCTCCTACGATCAATCGTGGCACCGTGCCCCCTGTAGGAGCGGCGTCCACGCCGCGATTGGGCGGGATTCCTCATCGCGGCCGGGAGGCCGCTCCTACATTGATGAACAATACCTGCTTCTACAGTATGCGCCTCATCGGCCGATTGCGTGTTGACGGATTCTGGCGCTTCTGTTTCAATCCTTAGCCAACAGACCGCGCCAAAAACAACAAATTCAGGCAGTTACAGGACCATCCACCATGATTCACCGGCAGGAACACCGCATGTCATTCACCTTACGTATTTGCGCCTTGCTCATCGGCGCGCTGTTTGTTTCCGCCAGCGCACTGGCTGACGCCACCGCCCCTTCCCAGGACAAAGCGGGCTACGCCATCCAGCCCGGTGACGTCCTCGCCATCTCGGTCTGGAAGGAAGAAGGCCTGCAACGTGAGGTCGTCGTCCGTCCCGACGGCGCCCTGTCCTTTCCGCTGGTCGACGAGATCGAGGCGGCCGGCAAGACGGTCCCCGCAATCCAGGCCGAGATCAGCAAGCGCCTGGAACGCTTCATTCCCGACCCCGTCGTAACCGTGGAGATCCGCCAACTGCTGGGTAACAAGGTCTATGTCATCGGCAAGGTGAACCGGCCGGGCGAGTTCCCCATGAACCGCTATATGGACGTGGTCCAGGCGCTGGCCATGGCCGGCGGCATGACGCCCTACGCGGCCGTGAACAAGATCAAGATCCTGCGCCGGCAGGCGGATGGCAAGCTGTCCGCCATCCCCTTCGAATACGGCGACATCGAGAAGGGGCGCAACCTGGAACAGAACATCATTCTGCAGGCGGGGGATGTGGTGGTGGTACCGTAAAAGCTTGGAGAATTCAGAATTCAGGAGTCAGAATAAGGAGGATGGCGATGGCAAGGAAGCCGTCAAGATCGTTTCAGGATTTGATCGTCTGGCAGAAGGCACATCGTTGGGTGCTGGATGTCTATCGGCACAGCGCCGGATTTCCAAAGCATGAACTCTATGGTTTGACTTCACAATTCAGGCGTGCGGCCATTTCCGTACCTGCCAATATCGCCGAGGGTTTCAAGAAAACCGGCACGAAAGACAAACTTCGTTTCTTGAATATCGCCCAGGGCTCGCTGGAAGAATGCCGTTATTATACGTTGCTATCCAGGGATCTGGGCTACTGGGACGAGGGATTACCAAACAAACAACTGGAAGAGGTCAGCAAACTGTTGGATGCCTATACGCGCTCAATTCAGACATCAATTTCTGCCTCCTGAATTCTGAATTCTGAATTCTGAATTCTGGATTCTGGATTCTGGATTCTGAATTCTGAATTCTGAATTCTGGATTCTGGATTCTGGATTCTGGATTCTGGATTCTGGATTCTGGATTCTGGATTCTGGATTCTGGATTCTGGATTCTGGATTCTCAAAAAATGATAACCATGCCCAAATCCCTCACAGCGATTACCCTTGTCTTGCTTGGCTCACTGGCGCCGCCTTGTTTCTCCGCCGAATGGGCCCTCGACCCCATGGTCTCGGCCCGGCTGCGTTACGATGACAACCTGCGGATGCGCACGAGCAATGAGATCTCGGCAACCGAGTACGCACTGAAACCGGAACTGGCCTTTCTGCGCACGACGGCGGTCAGCCAGGTCAAGGGCACTGTCGGCTTCGATTTCAGGCGCTTTGACAAGGACGAGCTGGACACCAACGACAGTTTTCTCGACCTGGCTTCCTATTACCGCACCGAGCGCAGCCGCTGGGACCTGGGCGCCCGCTATACCCGCGACACCACCCTGGACAGCGAGCTGGAGGAAAGCGGCATCGTCTATGAACGGATCCGCCGCACCAGCCGTTCCCTGAACCCCGCCTGGTCCTACATGCTCGATCCGACCCGCCAGCTCAAGGCCAGCTACTCCATCAGCCAGATCCGCTACGAAAACAACCAGAACACCTATTTCAGCGACTACGACTACCAGGGCCTGACCCTGGAGTACAACCAGCGCTGGTCGGCGAAGACATCGGTCACGGGCAATCTGAGCCAGACCCGCTACGAAAACGGCAGCAACACGGTGCGTTCCGATACCACCCAGGTTCAGGTCGGCGCCAGCCACGAATTCAGTGAACGCTGGTCCGCCTCCGCCCTGGCCGGCGCCCGGCGCACGCGCACCACGACCCGGGTCGGGCTGCTGGTCTGCCCCGGCCTGGATCTGCGCAGCTCCCCCCTGTCCCTGCTGTTCGGCCCCTGCGTCGACCCGGTGACCCTGGCGCCACTGGCCTTCACGGTACAGACGGAAAGCCGCAGCAACAGCAGTACCGGTTCCGTGTTCACCCTCCAGACGGCATACGGGTTCGAGACCGGCTCGCTGTCGGCTTCCGCCACCCGGTCGGTCTCGCCCAGCGCCACCAACGGCCTGATCGTCCGCGACCGCCTCAGCCTCTCCGCCGAGAGGCGGCTGTCGGAGAAACTCACCCTCTCAGCCAAGCTGGGCTGGTACCGCACCAGCGCCACGGACAGCGAAATCGGCAACCTGAACCGCAAGTATCTGGAATTCCAGCCCCGTCTCACCTGGCGGATCGACCGCGACTGGCGCCTGAAAACCAGCTATCGGTTCCGCAAGCAGAGCTACGAAAGCCAGCTGGACAGCGCCACCGGCAACACCCTGACCGTGACACTGGTCTATGCCTGGCCTAAAATGGCCGTTTCACGATAATTATACGATCGTCCGTCAGGCCTTTCTGACGCGATACGATTTCTCCTCAAGTAAAACAGCGTGTTGCCGAAGATCTAGTGGTATTCACGGCACAGTGGTATCGAACCCCATGGAAGAACAGATCAAAGACCTCTCTGATTACCTCGACGCCTTCCGCCGCCGGCGCGGCATGATCGCGGGCGTTTTTCTGGCCATTTTCACCCTCGGCGTCGCCGCGGCCCTGCTCTGGCCGCCGACCTACCGCTCCTCGGCCACCATCCTGATCGAGGAACAGGAGGTGCCCCAGGAACTGGTGCAGTCAACGGTCACCAGTTACGCCACCCAACGCATCCAGAGCATCAGCCAGCGGGTCATGACCCGCGCCAATCTGATGGGCATCATCGAAAAATACGGTTTGTACGAGGACGAGCAGCAACGGGAAACCACCGAACAAATCCTTGAGCGCATGCGAGACGACATCGAAGTCGAGATGGTCAGCGCCGAGGTCATCGACCCACGCACCGGCCGGCCGATGCCGGCCACCATCGCCTTCTCCATCGCCTACAACGGCGAAAACCCCCAGAAAGTCCAGAAGGTTGCCAGCGAACTCACCACCCTCTACCTGAACGAGAACCTCAAGGAGCGCAGCACCAAGGCCAGTGAAACCTTCAAGTTCCTCTCCGATGAGGCCAACCGTCTGAACGCCCAGATCGATCAACTCGAAAGTCAGCTCGCCGAATTCAAGGAACAGAACGTCAACCGGCTGCCGGAGCTGACCCAGCTCAACACCCAGCTCATGGACCGGGCGGAACGGGAGATCGCCGACATCGGCAATCAGCTCCGTGCCCTGGAGGACCGCAAGATCTATCTGCAGGCGCAGCTCGAGCAGCTCGAACCCCACGGCAACGACATCAACATGAGCCCCGACGCCCGGCTCAAGGCCCTGCGCACGGAATACATCAGCCTCAGCGCCCGCTACTCGCCCGATCACCCGGACGTGATCCGCCTCAAGCGCGAGATCGAGGGCCTGGAGCAGGAAACCGGCACCACGGTTGATCGCGACGAGCTGGAGAAACAACTCGATTCGCTGCACACCGAACTGGCAACCCTGCAGAAGAAATATGCCGCCGAGCATCCCGACGTGGTCAAGCTGAAGAAGGCCATTGCCGCCCTGCAGGCCAAGCTGAAAGACACCCCGGCGAGCGACAGCAGCCAGCGCGCTCCGGACAATCCCGCCTATATCAGCATGAAGGCACAACTGGAACAGACCGAAAATGAGATGCGCAGCCTGGCCGACAAACGCCGTCAGCTCGAACTCAAGATGGCCGAGTACGAGAAGCGGCTGGTGGAAACACCCCAGGTCGAGAGACGTTATGCGGCGCTGCAGCGGGAACTGGAGAACGCCATCGCCAAACACCGTGAACTCAAGGCCAAGGAGATGCAGGCCCGCGTCGCCCAGCAGTTGGAGCAGGAGAGCAAGGGCGAGCGCTTCACCCTGATCGACCCGCCGGCGCTGCCGGAGGAGCCGATCAAGCCCAACCGGCCGGCGATCGTCTTCCTCAGCTTCGTGCTGGCGCTGGGCGGCAGTCTGGGCATGGCCGCGGTCGGCGAGGCCATGGACAGCTCGATCCGCGGCAGCAAGGGCGTGGCCAACGCGCTGCACGCCCTGCCGCTGGCGGTCATCCCCTATCTGGAAAGCGACCAGGAGCGGCGACGGCGCCGCGCCCACAAGTGGCGTCTGATCGGCGGCACGGCGGTGCTGCTGATCGCGGCGG harbors:
- a CDS encoding polysaccharide biosynthesis/export family protein; protein product: MSFTLRICALLIGALFVSASALADATAPSQDKAGYAIQPGDVLAISVWKEEGLQREVVVRPDGALSFPLVDEIEAAGKTVPAIQAEISKRLERFIPDPVVTVEIRQLLGNKVYVIGKVNRPGEFPMNRYMDVVQALAMAGGMTPYAAVNKIKILRRQADGKLSAIPFEYGDIEKGRNLEQNIILQAGDVVVVP
- a CDS encoding four helix bundle protein, translating into MARKPSRSFQDLIVWQKAHRWVLDVYRHSAGFPKHELYGLTSQFRRAAISVPANIAEGFKKTGTKDKLRFLNIAQGSLEECRYYTLLSRDLGYWDEGLPNKQLEEVSKLLDAYTRSIQTSISAS
- a CDS encoding Wzz/FepE/Etk N-terminal domain-containing protein, with translation MEEQIKDLSDYLDAFRRRRGMIAGVFLAIFTLGVAAALLWPPTYRSSATILIEEQEVPQELVQSTVTSYATQRIQSISQRVMTRANLMGIIEKYGLYEDEQQRETTEQILERMRDDIEVEMVSAEVIDPRTGRPMPATIAFSIAYNGENPQKVQKVASELTTLYLNENLKERSTKASETFKFLSDEANRLNAQIDQLESQLAEFKEQNVNRLPELTQLNTQLMDRAEREIADIGNQLRALEDRKIYLQAQLEQLEPHGNDINMSPDARLKALRTEYISLSARYSPDHPDVIRLKREIEGLEQETGTTVDRDELEKQLDSLHTELATLQKKYAAEHPDVVKLKKAIAALQAKLKDTPASDSSQRAPDNPAYISMKAQLEQTENEMRSLADKRRQLELKMAEYEKRLVETPQVERRYAALQRELENAIAKHRELKAKEMQARVAQQLEQESKGERFTLIDPPALPEEPIKPNRPAIVFLSFVLALGGSLGMAAVGEAMDSSIRGSKGVANALHALPLAVIPYLESDQERRRRRAHKWRLIGGTAVLLIAAVLLVHFLFTPLDVLWFRALRKVSILTGMDLVG